From Halobacterium sp. R2-5, the proteins below share one genomic window:
- the lysX gene encoding lysine biosynthesis protein LysX, producing MRVGILYSRIRKDEKLLLAELRERGHDVEKIDVRKHGFGLDGTDAAIEDCDIVVDRCLATSRSKYTTEFCEHYGVPVVNSPDTAAVCADKVRTSLALSEAGLPTPDTTVAYTTESALDVVEEYGYPCVLKPVVGSWGRLMAKLDSRNAAEAVLEHKATLGHYEHKVFYVQDFVAKPGRDIRVVALDGEPVAAMTRSGDHWLTNAAKGAETESFEVTDEVAELVEKASDAVGGGLLGVDLMETGDGYTVHEVNHTVEFKALNDASDVDVPAAVVDWLEAKAEAGVEVAP from the coding sequence TTGCGCGTCGGCATCCTGTACTCCCGGATTCGGAAGGACGAGAAGCTGCTGCTCGCCGAGCTCCGCGAGCGCGGCCACGACGTCGAGAAGATCGACGTGCGCAAGCACGGCTTCGGCCTCGACGGCACCGACGCCGCTATCGAGGACTGCGACATCGTGGTCGACCGCTGCCTGGCGACCAGTCGCAGCAAGTACACCACGGAGTTCTGCGAGCACTACGGCGTCCCCGTCGTGAACAGCCCCGACACCGCGGCCGTCTGCGCGGACAAAGTGCGGACGAGTCTCGCGCTCTCGGAGGCGGGGCTCCCCACGCCCGACACCACGGTCGCGTACACCACCGAGAGCGCGCTCGACGTCGTCGAGGAGTACGGCTACCCGTGCGTGCTGAAGCCCGTCGTGGGCTCGTGGGGCCGCCTGATGGCGAAACTCGACTCGCGGAACGCCGCCGAGGCCGTCCTCGAACACAAGGCGACCCTCGGCCACTACGAGCACAAGGTGTTCTACGTCCAGGACTTCGTGGCGAAGCCGGGACGGGACATCCGCGTGGTCGCGCTCGACGGCGAGCCCGTCGCCGCGATGACGCGCTCGGGCGACCACTGGCTGACGAACGCCGCGAAGGGCGCCGAGACCGAGTCCTTCGAGGTGACCGACGAGGTCGCGGAACTCGTCGAGAAAGCCAGCGACGCGGTCGGCGGCGGCCTGCTCGGCGTCGACCTGATGGAGACCGGGGACGGCTACACCGTCCACGAGGTCAACCACACGGTCGAGTTCAAGGCGCTGAACGACGCCAGCGACGTCGACGTGCCCGCCGCGGTCGTCGACTGGCTGGAGGCGAAAGCCGAGGCCGGCGTGGAGGTGGCGCCGTAA
- a CDS encoding acetylglutamate/acetylaminoadipate kinase gives MTVVVKIGGARAVDPEGAVTDVAHLAVNDEDVVVVHGGSTAVDDALEQMGKEPEYVETPSGVTGRFTDAETMDVFEMAMGKVNTDLVAAFENAGVPAVGLNGVDGKLLSGPRKSAVRVVEDGKKKIRRGEHSGTIEEVNTDLLETQLDAGYVPVVSVPMFAAESGDAEEWTPVNADADRAAAAVAGALDATLVVLTDVEGVYADPDDPDSLIDEVVTPADLDGAKDAAEGFMTKKVMAATEALEDGAEEVVVADANRRDPIVAALEGGGTHFRPEALS, from the coding sequence ATGACTGTAGTCGTCAAGATCGGCGGCGCGCGCGCCGTCGACCCGGAGGGCGCGGTGACGGACGTCGCGCACCTCGCGGTCAACGACGAGGACGTCGTGGTCGTCCACGGCGGGTCGACGGCGGTCGACGACGCGCTCGAACAGATGGGGAAGGAGCCGGAGTACGTGGAGACGCCGTCGGGCGTCACCGGCCGGTTCACGGACGCGGAGACGATGGACGTCTTCGAGATGGCGATGGGGAAGGTGAACACCGACCTCGTCGCGGCGTTCGAGAACGCGGGCGTGCCGGCGGTCGGCCTGAACGGCGTCGACGGGAAGCTCCTGTCGGGCCCGCGGAAGTCCGCGGTGCGCGTCGTCGAGGACGGCAAGAAGAAGATTCGCCGCGGCGAGCACTCCGGCACCATCGAGGAGGTCAACACCGACCTGCTGGAGACCCAGCTGGACGCGGGCTACGTGCCCGTGGTGTCGGTGCCGATGTTCGCGGCGGAGAGCGGCGACGCCGAGGAGTGGACGCCCGTGAACGCGGACGCGGACCGCGCGGCGGCGGCCGTCGCGGGCGCGCTCGACGCCACGCTCGTCGTGCTGACGGACGTCGAGGGCGTCTACGCGGACCCCGACGACCCGGACTCGCTCATCGACGAGGTGGTGACCCCCGCGGACCTCGACGGCGCGAAGGACGCCGCGGAGGGGTTCATGACGAAGAAGGTGATGGCGGCGACCGAAGCCCTCGAAGACGGCGCCGAAGAGGTCGTGGTGGCGGACGCGAACCGCCGCGACCCCATCGTCGCCGCGCTGGAGGGCGGGGGCACGCACTTCCGCCCGGAGGCGCTCTCATGA
- a CDS encoding aspartate aminotransferase family protein → MSGFVFGEKPIQIESGEGPYVYDDGGNEYLDVGASYACAPVGHCHPDVVEAVESQASDLLFVQGSYPTETRTALYDRLGELAPGAMDNVWLCNSGTEANEAALKFARHATGREKVVAAKRAFHGRTLGSLAATWKQKYREGFAVPDNVEFVDYGDSEALADAVDEETAAVLLEPVQGEGGVHPAPEGYLQAARDACDDAGAALVFDEIQTGLGRTGTLWACEQAGVVPDALTVAKGLGSGLPVGATLVADWLAEDSGDHGSTFSGGPVPCAAALATLDVLEDDDLAANAASVGGYLQEQLAELPVRDVRGEGLMIGVEVKRGANRALKSLALNHGILALPAGRTVVRLLPPLTVTESHADRVVDALAEEL, encoded by the coding sequence ATGAGCGGGTTCGTCTTCGGCGAGAAGCCCATCCAGATCGAGTCCGGCGAGGGGCCGTACGTCTACGACGACGGCGGGAACGAGTACCTCGACGTGGGCGCGTCGTACGCGTGCGCACCGGTCGGCCACTGCCACCCCGACGTGGTCGAGGCCGTCGAATCCCAGGCCAGCGACCTGCTGTTCGTGCAGGGCTCGTACCCGACCGAGACGCGGACCGCGCTGTACGACCGCCTCGGCGAGTTGGCGCCCGGCGCGATGGACAACGTCTGGCTCTGTAACTCGGGGACGGAGGCCAACGAGGCGGCGCTGAAGTTCGCGCGCCACGCGACCGGCCGCGAGAAGGTGGTCGCCGCCAAGCGCGCGTTCCACGGCCGCACGCTCGGGTCGCTGGCGGCGACGTGGAAGCAGAAGTACCGCGAGGGGTTCGCGGTCCCCGACAACGTCGAGTTCGTCGACTACGGGGACAGCGAGGCGCTCGCCGACGCCGTCGACGAGGAGACGGCCGCGGTCCTGCTGGAACCGGTGCAGGGCGAGGGCGGCGTCCACCCCGCGCCAGAGGGCTACCTGCAGGCCGCCCGGGACGCCTGCGACGACGCGGGCGCGGCGCTGGTCTTCGACGAGATTCAGACCGGGCTCGGACGCACGGGCACGCTGTGGGCGTGCGAGCAGGCGGGCGTCGTGCCGGACGCGCTCACCGTCGCGAAGGGGCTGGGCAGCGGCCTCCCCGTCGGCGCGACGCTGGTCGCGGACTGGCTCGCCGAGGACAGCGGCGACCACGGCTCGACGTTCTCCGGCGGGCCCGTGCCCTGTGCCGCGGCGCTCGCGACACTCGACGTGCTGGAGGACGACGACCTCGCGGCGAACGCGGCGAGCGTCGGCGGCTACCTCCAGGAACAGCTCGCGGAGCTCCCCGTTCGGGACGTCCGCGGCGAGGGGCTCATGATCGGCGTCGAGGTGAAACGGGGGGCGAACCGGGCGCTGAAGTCGCTGGCGCTGAACCACGGGATTCTCGCGCTCCCCGCCGGGCGGACCGTAGTGCGGCTCTTACCGCCGCTAACCGTCACCGAGTCACACGCCGACCGCGTGGTCGACGCGCTCGCCGAGGAGCTATGA
- a CDS encoding 2'-5' RNA ligase family protein: MYSVNAPVPAELNEVAADLRPALTGFDRIRERHEQTLLVKRVPADDRKQLRTAWQTAKDALDGAPVVEARVSEVQSFENPPNGSSPVVYLAVESPGLHGIHQRLCQVFDPVPVMEGGDDYDPHVTLARDADGFRGRRAVENVVGRDVGPVTWTIDELYLYDAEYGERVDTLSLPA, encoded by the coding sequence GTGTACAGCGTGAACGCTCCGGTGCCGGCCGAACTCAACGAGGTCGCCGCCGACCTCCGCCCGGCGCTGACGGGGTTCGACCGCATCCGCGAGCGCCACGAGCAGACGCTGCTCGTCAAGCGCGTCCCCGCCGACGACCGCAAACAGCTCCGCACCGCGTGGCAGACCGCGAAAGACGCCCTCGACGGCGCGCCCGTCGTCGAGGCGCGCGTCTCCGAAGTCCAGTCCTTCGAGAACCCGCCGAACGGCTCCAGCCCGGTCGTCTATCTCGCCGTCGAGAGCCCCGGCCTCCACGGCATCCACCAGCGCCTCTGTCAGGTGTTCGACCCCGTCCCCGTCATGGAGGGCGGCGACGACTACGACCCCCACGTCACGCTCGCGCGGGACGCCGACGGCTTCCGCGGCCGCCGCGCCGTCGAGAACGTCGTCGGCCGCGACGTCGGCCCCGTCACGTGGACCATCGACGAACTCTACCTCTACGACGCCGAGTACGGCGAACGCGTCGACACGCTCTCCCTTCCCGCTTGA
- the lysW gene encoding lysine biosynthesis protein LysW → MSTCPECGSELTLHDDLEVGEIVDCGTCGTELEVIETDPAVLDKAPELSEDWGE, encoded by the coding sequence ATGAGCACGTGTCCCGAGTGCGGGTCGGAGCTGACCCTGCACGACGACCTGGAGGTCGGCGAGATCGTCGACTGTGGTACCTGCGGAACCGAGCTGGAAGTCATCGAAACCGACCCCGCGGTCCTCGACAAAGCCCCAGAGCTCTCCGAGGACTGGGGGGAGTAA
- the argH gene encoding argininosuccinate lyase: MSGEGDGTVVRRDRFSGGPARSFLSSMDADDRIFAADLAVDRAHVVMLAEQGIVDDGEAAAILGALDDVEDAGFDALPDGEDVHEAIETAVVERVGPVGGKMHTARSRNDEVATCIRCRLREDLLEALDAVLALRGALADVADAEAETVMPGYTHLQPAQPTTVAHWALSYEGTLARDTGRLLDAFDRANQSPLGGAAFAGTTFDVDRERTADLLGFDGVVTNATDAAASRDFLLEAVAALSSVAVTCSGLAEDVVLFANRGFVELSDDYSSTSSIMPQKKNPDTLELVRATAGDAVGAYTSLATTLKGLPRAYNRDLQRATPHAWGAADDMTDAVEVAAGAVATAEWPAEELEAAAGEGFSTATGVADALAAAGMPFRTAHEIVALASEQSETQRASEHASGDSREQGADLDAVDAAAREVTGKPLSELADAEVVAAALDPATNVAQRDSTGGPAPAAVREALADVREEITLDEETVENRESALSAAADDLAAEVATYE; this comes from the coding sequence ATGAGCGGGGAGGGCGACGGCACGGTGGTGCGCCGCGACCGCTTCAGCGGCGGCCCCGCGCGGTCGTTCCTCTCCTCGATGGACGCCGACGACCGCATCTTCGCGGCGGACCTCGCGGTCGACCGCGCGCACGTCGTGATGCTCGCCGAGCAGGGCATCGTCGACGACGGCGAGGCGGCGGCGATTCTGGGCGCGCTCGACGACGTCGAGGACGCCGGCTTCGACGCATTGCCGGACGGCGAGGACGTCCACGAGGCCATCGAGACGGCGGTCGTCGAGCGCGTCGGCCCGGTCGGCGGGAAGATGCACACGGCGCGCTCGCGCAACGACGAGGTCGCGACCTGCATCCGCTGTCGCCTGCGCGAGGACCTGCTGGAAGCGCTCGACGCGGTGCTCGCGCTCCGCGGCGCACTCGCGGACGTCGCCGACGCGGAGGCAGAGACGGTGATGCCGGGGTACACGCACCTCCAGCCCGCCCAACCGACGACGGTCGCGCACTGGGCGCTCTCCTACGAGGGGACGCTCGCCCGCGACACCGGCCGGCTGCTGGACGCGTTCGACCGCGCGAACCAGTCACCGCTGGGCGGCGCGGCGTTCGCGGGTACCACGTTCGACGTGGACCGCGAGCGCACCGCCGACCTCCTGGGCTTCGACGGCGTCGTGACGAACGCCACGGACGCGGCCGCGAGCCGCGACTTCCTGCTGGAGGCGGTGGCGGCGCTGTCCTCGGTCGCGGTGACGTGCTCGGGGCTCGCGGAGGACGTCGTGCTGTTCGCGAACCGCGGGTTCGTGGAGCTGAGCGACGACTACTCGTCGACGTCCTCGATCATGCCACAGAAGAAGAACCCGGACACGCTGGAGCTGGTTCGCGCGACCGCGGGCGACGCGGTGGGCGCGTACACGAGCCTCGCGACGACGCTGAAGGGGCTGCCGCGGGCGTACAACCGCGACCTGCAGCGCGCGACGCCGCACGCGTGGGGCGCCGCCGACGACATGACCGACGCGGTCGAGGTGGCCGCGGGCGCCGTCGCGACCGCGGAGTGGCCCGCCGAAGAACTGGAAGCCGCGGCCGGCGAGGGGTTCTCGACGGCGACCGGCGTCGCGGACGCGCTCGCGGCGGCGGGGATGCCGTTCCGTACGGCACACGAGATAGTCGCGCTCGCTTCAGAGCAGAGCGAGACGCAACGCGCCTCGGAACACGCGAGCGGCGATAGCCGCGAGCAGGGCGCGGACCTCGACGCGGTGGACGCGGCGGCCCGCGAGGTGACCGGGAAGCCGCTGTCGGAGCTCGCCGACGCGGAGGTCGTGGCGGCGGCACTGGACCCCGCGACGAACGTCGCGCAGCGCGACTCGACGGGCGGCCCCGCGCCCGCGGCGGTGCGGGAAGCGCTCGCGGACGTGCGCGAGGAGATCACACTGGACGAGGAGACGGTCGAGAACCGCGAGTCGGCGCTGTCGGCGGCCGCCGACGACCTGGCCGCGGAGGTGGCGACGTATGAGTGA
- a CDS encoding [LysW]-lysine hydrolase — translation MTPRELLEALVSTPSVSGAESEAAAVLVDYFEAHGREARIDDAGNVRAPGDDSVLLTSHVDTVPGHVGVRVEDGELWGRGSVDATGPLAAMAAASVETGASFAGVVEEETTSAGARHLVEDRAEPDAVVNGEPSGWDALTLGYRGLASATYEVATESGHSSRPEPNAVQLATAWTERVQAAFPDDETVFESVTVKPVSFDGGLAEDGQAVEATVDVQFRLPPGTTAEDVRETVADCTTEGSVTWTESIPPVMSSPRTSVAGALRAGIREAGGDPTHLRKTGTSDANIYAGAWDCPVATYGPGDSAFDHAPDERIDLAAFDRGVDVLTTAADRLCTS, via the coding sequence ATGACGCCACGGGAGCTCCTCGAAGCGCTCGTCTCGACCCCCTCCGTTTCGGGTGCGGAATCCGAGGCCGCGGCCGTGCTCGTGGACTACTTCGAGGCCCACGGGCGCGAGGCGCGGATTGACGACGCCGGCAACGTCCGCGCGCCCGGCGACGACAGCGTGCTCCTCACGAGCCACGTCGACACTGTCCCCGGACACGTCGGCGTGCGCGTCGAGGACGGCGAACTCTGGGGACGCGGCAGCGTCGACGCGACCGGGCCGCTGGCCGCGATGGCCGCGGCGAGCGTCGAGACCGGCGCGTCGTTCGCGGGCGTCGTCGAGGAGGAGACGACCTCGGCGGGCGCGCGCCACCTCGTCGAGGATCGCGCGGAGCCCGACGCCGTCGTGAACGGCGAGCCCTCTGGCTGGGACGCGCTCACGCTGGGCTACCGCGGGCTGGCGTCCGCGACCTACGAGGTCGCCACCGAGAGCGGGCACTCCTCGCGCCCGGAGCCGAACGCCGTCCAGCTCGCGACCGCGTGGACCGAGCGCGTGCAGGCGGCGTTCCCCGACGACGAGACCGTCTTCGAGTCGGTGACCGTCAAGCCCGTCTCCTTCGACGGCGGGCTCGCCGAGGACGGCCAGGCGGTCGAGGCGACCGTCGACGTGCAGTTCCGCCTGCCGCCGGGCACCACCGCTGAAGACGTCCGCGAGACGGTCGCGGACTGCACGACCGAAGGGTCGGTCACGTGGACGGAGTCGATTCCGCCCGTGATGTCGAGTCCCCGTACCTCCGTCGCGGGCGCGCTCCGCGCGGGCATCCGCGAGGCGGGCGGCGACCCGACGCACCTCCGGAAGACCGGCACGAGCGACGCGAACATCTACGCCGGCGCGTGGGACTGCCCGGTGGCCACGTACGGCCCCGGGGACTCCGCGTTCGACCACGCGCCCGACGAACGCATCGACCTCGCCGCGTTCGACCGCGGCGTCGACGTACTCACCACCGCAGCAGACAGGCTATGCACTTCCTGA
- a CDS encoding ATP-dependent DNA helicase, which yields MQFFPKPSPYDNQREAMDGIRDALDGGRDVLFEGACGTGKTLAALAPALSHARETNKTVVITTNVHQQMRQFVREAREIHDAAPLRAVVFKGKGSMCHIDVDYEECQVLRDNTHEVVDAERDKRQLEERQQALLEESQDGDSEAAEAREAVLEELDSVEDELEDLREGNVCERYYENLVGDNDEFYEWLYDGVRTPEDIYDYAEEQGLCGYELLKDGIEGVDLAVCNYHHLLDPGIRAQFFRWLGRDPEDVVVVFDEAHNVEDAARDHAAETLTENSLDSALSELEEVTDDRGAAAERVLSAFRDALVETYEDAFGPGGDQSLARSEVDGNWTDVPVANEDRRDDLTLAFLQQYTGPGIKEDVDDALALGEYLDDEYDEAYRNGETTTRRECFVLQAAEFVETYVEDGGELGQYPTAAVRRDEGTDDVYGRAELYTCIPRDVTTDLFDAVHASVLMSATLRPFDVTADVLGLDDPETMAFGLQFPEERRRTFAVDTEPLFSSNRDDPDTQREVAGALRDAVEFTPGNCLFFFPSYAEAERYHDLLGDVSAARYLDEPGTSAEELRQTFTDDRNGVLFTSLWGTLAEGVSFDGDDARTVAVVGVPYPHLDARAEAVQDAYGRVFGDREDRRNEDAGWRYAVEIPTVRKTRQAMGRVIRSPDDFGVRMLVDRRYTKESRTAMRKYSVNPTFPPEERRELVDIDPEKLRVSMLNFYTDLDAYDGQPPRP from the coding sequence ATGCAGTTCTTCCCGAAGCCGTCGCCGTACGACAACCAGCGGGAGGCGATGGACGGCATCCGCGACGCCCTCGACGGCGGCCGGGACGTCCTCTTCGAGGGCGCCTGCGGCACCGGGAAGACCCTCGCCGCGCTCGCGCCGGCGCTCTCGCACGCCCGCGAGACGAACAAGACGGTCGTCATCACGACGAACGTCCACCAGCAGATGCGCCAGTTCGTCCGCGAGGCCCGCGAGATTCACGACGCCGCCCCGCTGCGCGCGGTCGTCTTCAAGGGGAAGGGGTCGATGTGCCACATCGACGTCGACTACGAGGAGTGCCAGGTGCTCCGCGACAACACCCACGAGGTCGTGGACGCCGAGCGCGACAAGCGCCAGCTCGAGGAGCGCCAGCAGGCCTTGCTGGAGGAGAGCCAGGACGGCGACAGCGAGGCCGCGGAAGCCCGCGAAGCGGTCTTGGAGGAGCTCGACTCCGTCGAAGACGAACTCGAGGACCTCCGGGAGGGCAACGTCTGCGAGCGCTACTACGAGAACCTCGTCGGGGACAACGACGAGTTCTACGAGTGGCTCTACGACGGCGTCCGCACCCCCGAGGACATCTACGACTACGCCGAAGAGCAGGGGCTCTGCGGGTACGAGCTCCTGAAGGACGGCATCGAGGGCGTCGACCTCGCGGTCTGCAACTACCACCACCTGCTCGACCCCGGGATCCGAGCGCAGTTCTTCCGCTGGCTGGGCCGCGACCCCGAGGACGTGGTGGTGGTGTTCGACGAGGCGCACAACGTCGAGGACGCCGCGCGCGACCACGCCGCGGAGACGCTCACGGAGAACAGCCTCGACAGCGCGCTCTCCGAGCTGGAGGAAGTCACCGACGACCGCGGTGCCGCCGCCGAGCGCGTGCTGTCGGCGTTCCGGGACGCGCTCGTGGAGACGTACGAAGACGCGTTCGGCCCGGGCGGCGACCAGTCGCTCGCGCGCTCGGAAGTCGACGGGAACTGGACGGACGTCCCCGTCGCGAACGAGGACCGCCGCGATGACCTGACGCTGGCGTTCCTCCAGCAGTACACGGGTCCCGGCATCAAGGAAGACGTCGACGACGCGCTCGCGCTCGGCGAGTACCTCGACGACGAGTACGACGAGGCCTACCGGAACGGCGAGACGACCACCCGCCGGGAGTGTTTCGTGCTGCAGGCGGCCGAATTCGTGGAGACGTACGTCGAGGACGGCGGCGAGCTCGGCCAGTACCCGACTGCGGCGGTACGCCGCGACGAGGGCACCGACGACGTCTACGGCCGCGCGGAGCTGTACACGTGCATCCCGCGGGACGTCACGACGGACCTCTTCGACGCGGTGCACGCGAGCGTCCTGATGAGCGCGACGCTCCGGCCGTTCGACGTCACCGCCGACGTGCTCGGGCTCGACGACCCCGAGACGATGGCGTTCGGCCTCCAGTTCCCCGAGGAGCGCCGCCGGACGTTCGCGGTGGACACGGAGCCGCTGTTCTCCTCGAACCGCGACGACCCCGACACCCAGCGCGAGGTCGCGGGCGCGCTCCGCGACGCCGTCGAGTTCACGCCCGGGAACTGCCTGTTCTTCTTCCCGAGCTACGCGGAAGCCGAACGCTACCACGATTTACTGGGAGACGTGAGCGCCGCGCGCTACCTCGACGAACCCGGCACGAGCGCCGAGGAGCTCCGCCAGACGTTCACCGACGACCGCAACGGCGTCCTGTTCACGTCGCTGTGGGGGACGCTCGCGGAGGGCGTGAGCTTCGACGGCGACGACGCCCGCACCGTCGCGGTCGTCGGCGTCCCCTACCCCCACCTCGACGCGCGCGCCGAAGCCGTCCAGGACGCCTACGGCCGCGTGTTCGGCGACCGCGAGGACCGCCGCAACGAGGACGCCGGCTGGCGGTACGCCGTCGAGATTCCCACCGTTCGGAAGACCCGGCAGGCGATGGGCCGCGTGATTCGCTCCCCCGACGACTTCGGCGTGCGCATGCTCGTCGACCGCCGGTACACCAAGGAGAGCCGCACCGCGATGCGGAAGTACAGCGTGAACCCGACGTTCCCGCCGGAGGAGCGCCGCGAACTCGTCGACATCGACCCCGAGAAGCTCCGCGTGTCGATGCTGAACTTCTACACCGACCTCGACGCCTACGACGGCCAGCCACCTCGCCCATAG
- the argC gene encoding N-acetyl-gamma-glutamyl-phosphate reductase: MAVAEADDGDEANATATVVGASGFAGGELLRLLAGHPEFAVAQATSREYANKTVGSVHPNLRGLDLRFTEPSDLDSVDVLFAAAPHGVSMEHVDEWREVADTVIDLSADFRLDTEAQYDDWYDGHSAPEHLDDAVYALPELSRDDLYGADLIASGGCNATATILGLLPLAEAGVLDGADVVVDVKVGSSEGGAGGGPASSHPERSGVVRPYAPTGHRHEAEIEQFLGLSVSFTAHAVDMVRGASATCHVFPDGPVSKGDLWGAYRETYDDEPFVETVAGGSGVYRYPEPKAVAGTNKAEVGFELDPGNERVVTFSAIDNVMKGSAGQAVHAANVALGFEETAGLDQLGLHPVGSP; this comes from the coding sequence ATGGCCGTCGCGGAAGCCGACGACGGCGACGAGGCGAACGCCACCGCGACAGTCGTGGGCGCGAGCGGGTTCGCGGGCGGCGAGCTCCTGCGCCTGCTCGCCGGCCACCCCGAGTTCGCGGTGGCGCAGGCGACCAGCCGCGAGTACGCGAACAAGACCGTCGGCAGCGTCCACCCGAACCTCCGCGGGCTCGATTTGCGCTTCACGGAGCCGTCGGACCTCGACTCCGTGGACGTCCTGTTCGCGGCGGCGCCCCACGGCGTCTCCATGGAGCACGTCGACGAGTGGCGCGAGGTGGCGGACACCGTCATCGACCTGAGCGCGGACTTCCGCCTCGACACCGAGGCGCAGTACGACGACTGGTACGACGGCCACAGCGCGCCCGAACACCTCGACGACGCGGTGTACGCGCTCCCGGAGCTCTCCCGCGACGACCTCTACGGCGCGGACCTGATCGCGAGCGGCGGCTGCAACGCCACCGCGACGATACTCGGCCTGCTCCCGCTCGCGGAGGCCGGCGTCCTCGACGGCGCGGACGTCGTCGTGGACGTGAAAGTCGGCTCCTCGGAGGGCGGCGCGGGCGGCGGCCCGGCGTCCTCGCACCCCGAGCGCTCGGGCGTCGTGCGCCCGTACGCGCCGACCGGCCACCGCCACGAGGCCGAAATCGAGCAGTTCCTCGGGCTCTCCGTCTCGTTCACCGCGCACGCCGTGGACATGGTCCGCGGCGCGAGCGCGACCTGCCACGTGTTCCCCGACGGCCCCGTCTCGAAGGGCGACCTCTGGGGCGCGTACCGCGAGACGTACGACGACGAGCCGTTCGTGGAGACGGTCGCGGGCGGCAGCGGCGTCTACCGCTACCCCGAGCCGAAGGCCGTCGCCGGCACGAACAAGGCCGAGGTCGGCTTCGAGCTCGACCCGGGGAACGAGCGCGTCGTGACGTTCTCGGCCATCGACAACGTGATGAAGGGCTCCGCGGGGCAGGCCGTGCACGCGGCGAACGTCGCGCTCGGCTTCGAGGAGACCGCGGGCCTCGACCAGCTCGGGTTACACCCGGTGGGAAGCCCATGA
- a CDS encoding argininosuccinate synthase: MTEGTVALAFSGGLDTTVCVPLLKEEYGYDDVIGVTVDVGQPDAEFAEARETADALGVEHYVVDAKAEFADLCFDAVQANATYQGYPLGTALARPVIAEAILGVAEEHDCAALAHGCTGKGNDQLRFEAVWRASDLEVIAPVRELGLTREWEIDYAAEKGLPVEAGNDGEWSIDTNLWSRSVEGGQLEDPGYEPPADIYDWTDAPGDETETIDISFESGVPVAVNGNEMEPVPLIEYLNDLAGSYGVGRTDMMEDRMLGLKVRENYEHPAATTLLTAHEALEQLVFTKDEREFSQQISQQWSEKAYEGLVDHPLMDALNGFLAETQQKVTGTVTVKFEGGQARPVARDSEYAVYSADAASFDTETVNGIEQGDATGVAKYHGFQSRLANASKPEIAPDGGAAGSTDGDEE; encoded by the coding sequence ATGACGGAAGGAACGGTCGCGCTCGCCTTCTCGGGCGGGCTCGACACGACGGTCTGCGTACCGCTGCTGAAAGAGGAGTACGGCTACGACGACGTCATCGGCGTCACGGTCGACGTCGGTCAGCCCGACGCCGAGTTCGCGGAGGCCCGCGAGACGGCCGACGCGCTCGGCGTCGAGCACTACGTCGTGGACGCGAAGGCGGAGTTCGCCGACCTCTGCTTCGACGCGGTGCAGGCGAACGCCACCTACCAGGGCTACCCGCTGGGCACCGCGCTCGCGCGCCCGGTCATCGCAGAGGCGATTCTCGGAGTCGCCGAAGAGCACGACTGCGCGGCGCTCGCGCACGGCTGCACCGGGAAGGGCAACGACCAGCTGCGTTTCGAGGCCGTCTGGCGCGCCAGCGACCTCGAGGTCATCGCGCCGGTCCGCGAACTCGGCCTCACGCGCGAGTGGGAGATCGACTACGCCGCCGAGAAGGGGCTGCCGGTGGAGGCGGGCAACGACGGCGAGTGGAGCATCGACACGAACCTCTGGAGCCGCTCGGTCGAGGGCGGCCAGCTCGAGGACCCCGGCTACGAGCCGCCGGCGGACATCTACGACTGGACGGACGCTCCGGGCGACGAGACGGAGACCATCGACATCTCCTTCGAGAGCGGCGTCCCGGTCGCGGTGAACGGGAACGAGATGGAGCCGGTGCCGCTCATCGAGTACCTGAACGACCTCGCCGGGAGCTACGGCGTCGGCCGCACGGACATGATGGAGGACCGCATGCTCGGCCTGAAGGTCCGCGAGAACTACGAGCACCCGGCGGCGACGACGCTGCTGACCGCTCACGAGGCGCTCGAACAGCTCGTGTTCACGAAGGACGAGCGCGAGTTCAGCCAGCAGATCAGCCAGCAGTGGTCCGAGAAGGCCTACGAGGGCCTCGTCGACCACCCGCTGATGGACGCGCTGAACGGCTTCCTCGCGGAGACCCAGCAGAAGGTCACCGGCACGGTCACCGTGAAGTTCGAGGGCGGGCAGGCCCGCCCGGTCGCCCGCGACAGCGAGTACGCGGTGTACTCCGCTGACGCCGCGAGCTTCGACACGGAGACGGTCAACGGCATCGAGCAGGGCGACGCGACGGGCGTGGCGAAGTACCACGGCTTCCAGTCGCGTCTCGCGAACGCGAGCAAGCCCGAAATCGCGCCGGACGGCGGCGCCGCGGGGTCGACGGACGGGGACGAGGAATGA